A region of the Roseiflexus sp. RS-1 genome:
GACGTTGCGCGTCTGGCGCAAACCGCGCTCGACCATTTCGGTCATGTCGATGTGCTGGTCAACAACGCCGGATTCGGTGTGTTCGACCGTCTGGCGGAAGCTCGCCTGGACGACATTCGTGCTATGATGGAGGTGAATGTCTTTGGTGCGCTGGCATGCACCCAGGCGTTCCTGCCGCATATGCTCGCCAGGCGCAGCGGGCAGATTGTGATGATGGCATCAATGGCCGGACTGGTTGCTGCGCCCAATATGGGCGGTTATACCGCGAGCAAGCACGCGCTCGTCGGTCTCAGTCGCACCCTGATGCTCGAACTCGAAGGGAGCGGTGTGCACTGTGCGCTGATCTGTCCTGGCGTCGCCGAGACTGGTTTCCAGCACCGTGCTGGCGCCGACAAGTATCCGCGCATCGCCCGCCTTTCGGCATGCACCGCCGAACAGGTCGCCGATGCAACGGTGCGGGCAATTGCGCGCCGCACCCACGGTGAAATCGTTGTGCCCTGGTATGGGCGGTTGCTGGCTCTGATAAGTTATCCGCTGCCCGGCGCCACCCGCGCTGTGATGCGGTTGATTGGCTGATAAAGGTGGTGTATGGCTCGCCAACGTATCGCCCGGCGCATGGATCGCGTTCCGGCTTCTGGTATTCGTCGCTTTTTCGACATCGCTGCGCAGATGCCCGATGTCATTTCGCTCGGCGTCGGTGAACCCGACTTCGTGACCCCTGAGCCGATCCGGGCTGCCGGTATTCGTTCGCTCGAAGAGGGACGCACAGCGTATACCTCGAACTCTGGCTTGCTGGAGTTGCGCGTCGCGCTCTCCGACCACCTGGAGGCGCTCTACGGGGTACGCTACGATCCGGAGAGCGAAGTGCTGATGACCGTCGGCGTCAGTGAGGCGCTCCAGATCGCTGCGATTGCGACCCTGAACCCCGGCGATGAGGTGATCATTCCTGAACCCTGTTTTGTCGCTTATCCGGCTGCCGTGATCTTCGCCGATGCTGAACCGGTCTTTGTGCCCACCACGGTCGAGGATTCGTTTCAGGTCGATCCTGAACGGATCGCTGCCGCGATCACGCCGCGCACGCGCGCCATCCTGATCGGGTACCCCAACAATCCGACCGGCGCTGTGATGCCACGTGACCGCCTGGCGGCAATCGCCGAGCTTGCCGAACAACACGATCTGCTGGTGATCTCCGACGAGATCTATGATCGCCTGGTTTACGGCGTGCGCCATACCTGCTTTGCCGCACTGCCGGGCGCACGCGACCGCACCATCCTGCTGGGAGGGTTCTCCAAAGCGTATGCCATGACCGGCTGGCGCCTGGGCTGGATGGCGGCGCCCGCAGATATTGTCGCCGCTGCACGAAAGGTTCATCAGTACGCTATCATGTCTGCGCCGACGGTGGCGCAGTATGCCGCCCTCGAAGCGTTGCGCAACGGTGAGCCGTATGTCGCTGCGATGGTTGCCGAGTACGACCGTCGTCGGCGCGCAATCGTCGCTGGCTTGAACGCCATCGGTCTGCCAGCCTTTGAGCCGCAGGGAGCATTCTACGTGTTCCCGCACGTGGCGCATCTCGGTATGAGCAGTGAGATGTTCGCCGAACGCCTGCTGCGCGAGCAGCAGGTCGCCGTCATCCCCGGTGAAACGTTCGGACCGAACGGCGCAGGATTTGTGCGCATCTGTTACGCTGCATCGATGGACAAGATTGAGACAGCGCTCGACCGTATCGGGCGTTTTGTGCGTACGCATGGATCATAACCGTCGGAGGACGCGCAATGTCTGCCGAACAGCCGCCAACCGAGCCATCAAACAATGCGCAGGTGGTCGTCGAAGAACAACTCTACTGTTCGCTCACCGGTCGCCCGATCAGCCGCGATGAGGCATACTGGGCGCCGCCGTTCATCACCGCGCGCGAACTGGTGACGACTATCCTGACGACGGCGTTTCGCGCGCCGCACCAGCTTGGCTACATCCTGTTCGCCGAACAACCGAACGTTCCCTATGCTAAAGATGTGCGTGAACAACTCGCGCAACGCCGCAGCGCCGAACAACTCAAACTGCTGATCGGCATGCTGGTGGTGCTGGGGCTGCTCCTCTTGCCGGTCATTCTGCTGATATTTCGCTGAGGAACGATGCTGCTCTCGGTCATTATTCCGTGCTACAACGAGTCGGCGACGCTGCGCGCCATTCTGGAGAAGGTGCGCGCCGTCGATATCGATAAGGAAATCATTGCCGTTGACGATCATTCCAGCGACGACACCTATCGCATCCTGTGCGAAGAAGCCGCCCGCGATCCATCGATGACGGTCATTCGCCATCCACGCAATCGGGGCAAGGGCGCTGCCGTTCGCAGCGGGCTGGCGCGCGCCCGCGGCGAGATCGTCATCGTCCAGGACGCCGATCTGGAGTATGACCCGAACGACTACTACGAACTGGTGGCGCCTATCGCTCAGGGGCGCGTCAATGTGGTCTTCGGTTCACGCTTCCTCGGTCGGCACACCGGTATGTACTTCTGGAATGCGCTCGGCAACAAAGGGTTGACCTTCCTGACCAACTTTCTGTTCAACTGCTGGATCTCGGACATGGAGACCTGTTACAAAGCCATGCGCACCGAGATCATGCGCGATTTGAAACTGGAGAGCAACGATTTCCGCATCGAGCCGGAGATCACCGCCAAGGTGCTGAAGCGCGGGCACCGCATCTATGAAGTGCCGGTCTCCTATCTGGGACG
Encoded here:
- a CDS encoding pyridoxal phosphate-dependent aminotransferase — translated: MARQRIARRMDRVPASGIRRFFDIAAQMPDVISLGVGEPDFVTPEPIRAAGIRSLEEGRTAYTSNSGLLELRVALSDHLEALYGVRYDPESEVLMTVGVSEALQIAAIATLNPGDEVIIPEPCFVAYPAAVIFADAEPVFVPTTVEDSFQVDPERIAAAITPRTRAILIGYPNNPTGAVMPRDRLAAIAELAEQHDLLVISDEIYDRLVYGVRHTCFAALPGARDRTILLGGFSKAYAMTGWRLGWMAAPADIVAAARKVHQYAIMSAPTVAQYAALEALRNGEPYVAAMVAEYDRRRRAIVAGLNAIGLPAFEPQGAFYVFPHVAHLGMSSEMFAERLLREQQVAVIPGETFGPNGAGFVRICYAASMDKIETALDRIGRFVRTHGS
- a CDS encoding SDR family NAD(P)-dependent oxidoreductase encodes the protein MESLTGRVIVITGASSGFGELIAQRCVAAGARVALAARTAAKLDQLAASLGGPAHAIAVATDVGNPDDVARLAQTALDHFGHVDVLVNNAGFGVFDRLAEARLDDIRAMMEVNVFGALACTQAFLPHMLARRSGQIVMMASMAGLVAAPNMGGYTASKHALVGLSRTLMLELEGSGVHCALICPGVAETGFQHRAGADKYPRIARLSACTAEQVADATVRAIARRTHGEIVVPWYGRLLALISYPLPGATRAVMRLIG
- a CDS encoding glycosyltransferase family 2 protein, producing the protein MLLSVIIPCYNESATLRAILEKVRAVDIDKEIIAVDDHSSDDTYRILCEEAARDPSMTVIRHPRNRGKGAAVRSGLARARGEIVIVQDADLEYDPNDYYELVAPIAQGRVNVVFGSRFLGRHTGMYFWNALGNKGLTFLTNFLFNCWISDMETCYKAMRTEIMRDLKLESNDFRIEPEITAKVLKRGHRIYEVPVSYLGRTYEEGKKMKPSQGFYAILALLRYRLWD